Sequence from the Paramisgurnus dabryanus chromosome 3, PD_genome_1.1, whole genome shotgun sequence genome:
GATGAAGCTTTGAAACAGATGtggtgccttgacagaaacctTCCTTAGAAGCATCAGGAGGATTATAAACAGATCCTTTATATGATACATAAGCCTTACTCTCTAGAGAATCCAAACACCCTTTATAGTCTGCAGGGTCAGACACCAGAGAGAGGCACTAAGCAAATATAAATAAGATAAAATTACCATCAAACTATCACAGATTTTTcttaacttattttttatgaGACAATTTATTTGTGCAGTTTTAAATGGCTATTTGGAATATAGTGGCACTACATGATGCTAAAGGTAACTGTCTGTGTAATGCGGTTCTGTTTACTAAACTCATATGGGGTCAAAGCTTAACATATTTTCTATATACACATAATAACCAATAAGAAAAATGGTCAGAAAGtgtgaattaaaaaaatatgatgggtGCCACAGAAAGCGTGCAAAATTCAAACAATAACAAAGTAGACCCATGGTTCCCTGATGAAGGCTTGTTAGGGCCAATACGCATGTTTTTAATACAGTATGTAGCCCTGCAAATAAAGTCTCTCTGTGAGTGCCTGGTTGTGAAACGTTTGGCTTTTTTGTGAACAAGGATCattgtttacataataatcaataCTGAGCAAGCAGCAGTCAACAGAATCCAAACAGATGCAAAAAACCACAACGGCCAAATTTGGCAGAATGATATTGACATACAGCTGTTGTGTAGTAGATCTCGGCAAAAACAAACGTGTGACTAACTAAACCACAAGGTGGCAGTTATGTTAAGTCAAGAGGTTTGTGTGTAAGAGGCTTGAatggttaaataaataaacaaaatattgtcTGAACAGCACATGGTCTCATAGCATTTTAAACCAATTCAAGAGTTTATCCGTATGcattacataatgtaaagttCATATATATACTGCTAACTGAAAAGGTCTGCTAtaagatttttattatataaGTCACTGGGTAGGGGCGGGTACAGAGAATCTGTGTTTTGGATCTGTGCCTGCGATTTGACAGTCGGATCTGGCAGTAATGAAGCCCTGTAGCATCTGGCCAGTTGTGAATGGCTGAATGGTTAAGACGAGAGGTGTGTCCTCTCCCCGGGGACCTGTGGGAATGACGCCGGATTGGACGAGCCGTATGAGGAGGGTGGGGGTGCACTGAAAGCCTGACCCCAGATgtaggaggaagaggaggagagcGAAGAACGAGACAAAAAGGAGGGCTTCTCTCTTGATTATTCTCATGTTCTCTACACACCACACCCTGCCAGGCCGAGTCCAGACAAACATTATGTTAAACATGTGTTTTTATACACTGGGTGAAAAGACTGCACGCTAGAGCCTCTGCTTACGAATACATGGGCACAAACGATATGTTACAAGTAAAATTGAGGTCAATTTTGTTCCCTCCTCCTCTCAAACATCATCCCGTCCCTTCAAAGTGTTACTGTAACTTTGGGCTTGAATGGTGTTTAATGTTTGAGCTTTCAAACAGACAGGCAACATCTGGCTACGTTTTCCACGTGATGGGGCAGAACAAATCACAATATAGGCTAATCTTAACATGAAATTTCACACAAAAAACACCTTTACTTAAATCACAAACACTGTTGGTAAAATGTAGTTTAATTACGTAAAAACATGATATAATAACAAAGTAAGATgtataaaaagtattttaaaaagtattaaattATACTTCACAGGCTCTTAAAGTGGTTCCGCAAAGTGCTTAGTTAAGACGTCCAGAAAAGTCCTTAAATGCCATTAAAATCAGCTTGTTTTCTCTTTTAAGACAGatatactgtaaaaagtaaaagttggataaacttaaaaaatattaagtaatgttttgagttgatccaacttttcactttttacagtgtaggaacAACaagcttaaaggattagtccaatttctttaaaaaatccagataatttactcaccaccatgtcatccaaaatgttgatgtctttctttgttcagtcgagaaaaaattatgttttttgagataAACATTAtaggatttttcttattttaatggactttaatggaccccaacacttaacagttttaatgcagtttcaacGCAGTTTCAAAtaactctaaacgatctcaaacgaggcataagggtcttatctagtgaaacgatttttggcaagaaaaataaaaaatatgtacttttaatccacaacttgtcttcttcctccggctgtgtgacgagccagtgCGATTTCacataattgcgtaatgacgtcgaaaggtcacatgttacatgaaacacacatttgtggaccatcttaaacaataaactgacacaaaggtattaattagtatcattccacatacaacgttggaacggtcctctttctccacacttgtaaacagtttcgcatccgtgacctcttgacgtgatgacatattaagtgacaagaagttgtggtttaaaagtgcatatttttcacaattgtttcgctagataagacccttatgcgtCGTTTGgcattgtttagagtcctttgatactgcaatattaaactgcattaaaactgttaagtgttggggtccattaaagtcaattacaataagaaaaatcctggaatgttttcctcaaaaaacataatttcttcttgactgaacaaagaaagacatcaacattttggatgacatggtggtgagtaaattatctggattttttttttttaagaaaattgactaatcctttaaaatagCTTTCCTTCAATTAAAACTATCAACTTCTTGTGAAGACATAATCCACAATGTCAGTCTCGTTTATgtgactacactgtaaaaaatgtatggttcaacttaaaaagtaagttacctggttgccttcaaattttgaaacttttttgagtcaactaatatttttaagttgaatgaactcaaaatgttaaagcaaccaggtaacttactttttttaagttgaacaaacaaatatattttttacagtgtataataaTACAGTCATAATGGTGCTAAGCAAAGCTTTGCTATACAGTAACACTAATAATGATGCCAGTAAAGAGGACGAGATACTTATTTTCTACCATTCCTTCAGTCCCTCCCCTCTCAACTCAACAGTGTCTTTGATTCCTTCACAGACACATGTATGCTGTTaacttatataaataaacagtcATTCAATAAGCTGCCAGTTGAAAGGGTTGAGAATTCTCATTTGGCTTTGTTCTGTCATGCATACAATTTGACTAATTTACTTTTAATTCCCCAATAGTTGCCATAATAAATTTTAAAAGTCATTCATTATTGACTTTTGTCTAAACAGAAATACAATCATAAAGATTTCATTATAATAAGAGTCAGCTAAACAGCTCTTGTCACTTAACTAACAACAAcctacattaaaacatgacttAAGATATTTCTTACAGTGCATAAAGTGGACATTCATTCCATCCATGGTTCTGCATTTAGTCTTGTACATCTAGTTATGTACGTAATATGTCTGACTTCTTCATTCTTGCCATTTCACATCAAAAGTTAATGCGACTTTCATCATAATGCCAAAGATATCTGCAACTTAAATGCACTCTTCTAACCATCAATGAACTTCCTCAGCTCCATGGCATTTTAAGTTAGAGTCCAGATGAACAAACGTCATCCTCCATCATGATTAAGAGATGATCAGGTGTGAATTCACTGCGTTAATGTTGGGCCAGGTCAATATCCTAGGGCACAGGTGGGATGCTATCCCAATTGAGGACACAAATGGGAATAAGAAAAAAACCCTTCTCGAACTTGGAATCTTCTCTAGGACCTCCTGTCTCCATTTTTGGTCTTGAAAACAACTAAAACCACGATAACAGGGATGAGGCATATGGGGGTCATGACTAGGGCCAGGACGATGCTGGGAGGGGGGTCTCGGAGCGCCTCTATGGGACATGTTTGAAAATAGGTTGTGTGGATTGCTACAAATAGTCTTTCAACAAATTGGTTAGGCCAGGGAAGCAGCAAACAGTCAGCAATGGTCTCGGTACACAAAGTGAAATTGTTGTAGGCGCTGTTGATATGAGAGAAAGAGTTACTGTTGAACCAACACAATGCTTTAAACTGTAGAGTTGTGTATGGCATTTGATCAAAATCATTCAAATGTACTCAAAAGCATGCAAATGTACCTCTTTACTTTTTCCAAAGAACACCAGTCTGTACTGTTTATGGAATACATATCTTCTTCAAAAATATATAGACACGTCTGAACCAGGCCTTCATAGCATTCCTGTGGGCTCCAGGTACTGCTCATACATATTGAACAGTATACTCCACAGATCGTCCTATCGCCACAGCCTGGAACATGAATGGGGAATGAAATAACAATGGACATTGGACTAAGTCAATTGAATCATCTCTTTGTGCATAATGTAGTAATGTTGTCATGGGGTCAGTGACATGACATGCATATTTTTGCGTCTGGGGGCATTATAACTTGATACATTtatgacatatatatatatatgtcactTTATCCTAAAGCTGTTTAGTTTAAATACATTTCCAGTTTttagtttaaatacattttcaaaaaaaaaaaaaaaacattataagaacaataataaacttttaaaatggtttaataaagaaaaaaaaattttttttaaaggtacagtatgtaggattgtggccaaaactgatattgcaatcacaaaacttgtggctaaaactggtactgcaatcacacaactggtggccaatgcacaacatgacaacataaacatcagttgagggctgcaactccactttttaaatgacaatatcctggccagaccactgttgtctgtgatataagtatttgaaatgaaaatgatttcttaatgcctagtgacatatcagggccattttataaTTCATTGATATCTATTTCTTATCTGTGAGCTTATCCGTGATCTTCAAAattcaaaattaaatatgttatcATTATTTTATGTTGAAAACCTGTCATTTACTGAAAATTAGTTGTTGTTGAGATGTTAGGATAATTGATGTTCTCAAATGTCAAGATAGTAAAACTGCAATCATGGTCCTTTTATGGAGAAGTTAACAGGTATAAACAGTAAACATAATATCATATCACTTAGTGAACCCCAGGTGATCTTTATGGTTGAATTATACGTTTGTAGATTTCTCTCAAATTCTGAAAAAAATAGCTACTTTAATGTTATAGAAGCTCGTACACACACACTTTCTGTGTCAGATGGTACAACCAATGTAAAACTAGAAAAAAGCTATTTTATCAAAgacattttaattgtttttaaaaagtatatttatgAATTTGATATCACAGGAAAAAGCTTATACTAGCATCCAAGTAGAAGTCTGTTAAATGTTAATTCATTGCAGAGGTCAGGTGGTGCAACCAGAAAATCAAAGGGTGCAACTGCTATGCATGCCCCtaagaaataaaaacattaagctAAAGAATTTTAATTCTATAAACTAAATTCGCttataattttagttttaataaatgcaagcaAATGTTGTCATACTTTTAAAATCATTGTTCTTAAATTTATAGTTCTCAAATGTAAGTTTTatgcaagttttttttacaatttcaaACTATTTCCAGGATTATCCTTTTCCAAGGGGCTATCAAATAAGCAATCAGCATGACACAGGGAGTGCATAGACAATAGTAAATAGACAATGATCggttgtaccacctgacatttttttaatggaaaaaatttaaaatattgttgaaaaaagtcaaatgtattgaaattttgtttaataaaaaactttttaaacacaCTGTTACTAACTCAAAAATAAGcattacattcattttaaaaggTATTTAAAAATACGTTTTTAGTCTTTTTTTGTCGTTGACCAGCTGTCAGAGTTTA
This genomic interval carries:
- the ramp2 gene encoding receptor activity-modifying protein 2 isoform X1, translating into MAHIPALKPAGTLLFWVCLSLMVTTLQSLLPNGQKHTVRQTASTPPTALLTTTNTTAELGHGERKIYGCGDRTICGVYCSICMSSTWSPQECYEGLVQTCLYIFEEDMYSINSTDWCSLEKVKSAYNNFTLCTETIADCLLLPWPNQFVERLFVAIHTTYFQTCPIEALRDPPPSIVLALVMTPICLIPVIVVLVVFKTKNGDRRS
- the ramp2 gene encoding receptor activity-modifying protein 2 isoform X2; translation: MIASLSFFGVLLSFLCELGHGERKIYGCGDRTICGVYCSICMSSTWSPQECYEGLVQTCLYIFEEDMYSINSTDWCSLEKVKSAYNNFTLCTETIADCLLLPWPNQFVERLFVAIHTTYFQTCPIEALRDPPPSIVLALVMTPICLIPVIVVLVVFKTKNGDRRS